The following proteins are co-located in the Lepisosteus oculatus isolate fLepOcu1 chromosome 9, fLepOcu1.hap2, whole genome shotgun sequence genome:
- the calr gene encoding calreticulin, translating into MKVLVLAAFFALACAEPIVYFREQFEDGDAWKSRWVESKHKSDYGKFVLTAGKFYGDAEKDKGLQTSQDARFYSLSSRFEPFSNEGQTLVVQFSVKHEQNIDCGGGYIKLFPADLNQEDMHGDSAYNLMFGPDICGPGTKKVHVIFNYKGKNHLINKDIRCKDDEYTHLYTLIVRPDNTYEVKMDNKKVESGSLEEDWDFLPPKKIKDPEAKKPEDWDEREKIDDPEDTKPEDWDKPEHIPDPDAKKPEDWDDEMDGEWEPPMITNPEYKGEWKPRKIDNPNYKGKWVHPEIDNPEYTPDAEIYKYDSAGVIGLDLWQVKSGTIFDNFLITNDEKFAEEVGNETWGLTKDPEKKMKESQEEEERKKREEDEKKLKEETKEEEDEDEEEDEEKEEEEDDEEEEEETDSNLKDEL; encoded by the exons ATGAAGGTGTTAGTATTGGCTGCTTTTTTTGCCCTGGCTTGTGCTGAACCCATTGTATATTTTCGGGAGCAGTTTGAGGATGGGG ATGCCTGGAAGAGCCGATGGGTGGAATCAAAGCACAAGTCAGACTACGGGAAGTTTGTTCTGACAGCTGGGAAGTTCTACGGAGATGCGGAGAAAGACAAAG GCCTACAGACAAGCCAGGATGCCAGGTTCTACTCCCTGTCTTCCCGGTTTGAGCCCTTCAGCAACGAAGGCCAGACCCTGGTCGTCCAGTTCAGCGTGAAGCACGAGCAGAACATCGACTGTGGTGGCGGCTACATCAAACTCTTCCCAGCCGACCTCAACCAGGAAGACATGCACGGGGACTCCGCCTACAACCTCATGTTTG GGCCTGATATCTGTGGTCCAGGGACCAAAAAAGTCCACGTCATATTTAATTACAAGGGAAAGAACCACCTTATTAACAAAGACATCCGTTGCAAG GATGATGAGTACACTCACCTGTACACCCTGATCGTCCGCCCTGACAACACCTATGAGGTAAAGATGGACAACAAGAAGGTGGAGTCGGGGAGTCTGGAAGAGGACTGGGACTTCCTGCCACCCAAGAAGATCAAGGACCCTGAGGCCAAAAAGCCTGAGGACTGGGATGAGCGGGAGAAGATCGATGATCCCGAGGACACAAAGCCTGAG gaCTGGGACAAGCCTGAGCACATTCCTGACCCTGATGCCAAGAAGCCGGAGGACTGGGATGACGAGATGGACGGCGAATGGGAGCCTCCCATGATCACAAACCCTGAGTACAAG GGTGAATGGAAACCCCGCAAGATTGATAACCCCAACTACAAAGGCAAGTGGGTGCACCCTGAAATCGACAATCCAGAGTACACTCCCGATGCTGAAATCTACAAGTATGACAGCGCTGGTGTCATTGGTCTTGACCTGTGGCAG GTGAAATCGGGCACAATTTTTGATAACTTCCTGATCACAAACGACGAAAAGTTTGCAGAAGAGGTGGGCAATGAAACATGGGGTTTAACTAAG GACCCAGAGAAGAAGATGAAGGAGAgccaggaagaggaggagaggaagaaGCGTGAGGAGGATGAGAAGAAGCTGAAGGAAGAAACAAAGGAGGAGGAAGATGAAGACGAGGAGGAGGACgaagagaaggaggaggaggaggacgatgaggaagaggaggaagaaacGGACTCTAACCTCAAGGatgagctgtaa